A portion of the Roseovarius sp. SCSIO 43702 genome contains these proteins:
- a CDS encoding Xaa-Pro peptidase family protein, producing the protein MERGFAVAEFERRLSRAQAMMGKADIGAILITTEPEFRYFSGFLTRFWESPSRPWFLVLPADGKPIAVIPSIGAALMGQTWVEDIRTWAAPDPQDDGVSLVSDALREAGGPVGVPSGPETALRMPLADFARVKTMSGLRFRDDGGITARLRAIKSEAEIEKIRAACTVANRAFDRVGEIAREGTPLDEVFRGFQRLLLEEGADWVPYLAGGAGPGGYGCVISPATSAPLAGGDVLMLDTGAVVDGYFCDFDRNFAVGHATAIAQDAHARLMEATEAGFRAARPGARACDVFAAMAAITGTGEGAGRLGHGLGMQLTEGLSLSPRDETVIEPGMMLTLEPGVETGPGRLMVHEENIVIRDAGAERLSRFAGPDLPVI; encoded by the coding sequence ATGGAACGCGGCTTTGCCGTGGCCGAGTTCGAGCGGCGCCTCTCGCGCGCGCAGGCCATGATGGGCAAGGCGGATATCGGCGCGATATTGATCACGACCGAGCCGGAATTTCGCTATTTCTCCGGGTTCCTCACGCGCTTCTGGGAAAGCCCGAGCCGTCCGTGGTTCCTGGTCCTGCCCGCGGACGGGAAACCGATCGCGGTCATACCCTCCATCGGCGCGGCGCTCATGGGCCAGACCTGGGTCGAGGATATCCGCACCTGGGCCGCACCCGATCCGCAGGATGACGGGGTGAGCCTCGTGAGCGACGCCCTTCGCGAGGCGGGCGGCCCGGTGGGCGTGCCCTCGGGACCGGAAACCGCGCTGCGCATGCCGCTCGCCGATTTCGCGCGGGTGAAGACCATGAGCGGCCTGAGATTTCGCGATGACGGGGGGATCACGGCCCGCCTGCGCGCGATCAAGTCGGAGGCGGAGATCGAGAAGATCCGCGCCGCCTGCACCGTGGCGAACCGCGCTTTCGACCGTGTGGGCGAGATTGCGCGCGAGGGCACGCCGCTCGACGAGGTGTTTCGCGGGTTTCAGCGGCTCCTGCTCGAGGAGGGGGCCGACTGGGTGCCCTATCTCGCGGGTGGGGCCGGGCCCGGGGGCTATGGCTGCGTGATCTCGCCCGCCACGTCCGCGCCGCTGGCCGGGGGTGATGTGCTGATGCTCGACACCGGCGCGGTCGTGGACGGGTATTTCTGCGATTTCGATCGCAACTTCGCGGTTGGTCATGCGACAGCCATCGCGCAGGACGCCCATGCCCGCCTGATGGAGGCGACCGAGGCGGGGTTCCGCGCCGCACGCCCCGGGGCGCGTGCGTGCGACGTCTTCGCCGCCATGGCAGCGATCACCGGCACGGGCGAGGGGGCGGGCCGTCTCGGCCACGGGCTCGGGATGCAACTGACCGAGGGCCTGTCGCTGTCGCCTCGCGACGAGACGGTGATCGAGCCGGGCATGATGCTCACCCTCGAGCCGGGGGTCGAGACGGGGCCCGGCCGGCTCATGGTGCACGAGGAAAACATCGTGATCCGCGATGCCGGGGCCGAGCGGCTGTCGCGTTTCGCCGGTCCCGACCTGCCGGTGATCTGA
- a CDS encoding pyridoxal-phosphate dependent enzyme yields MDILNNPYRGAGLDNPDLAGIPYPSTDAETPLALIARCPEARETPLVTHELFGTRAWIKDESGRMGLGSFKALGAAYVIAHLARETGATPMTGALRGRTFVTSSAGNHGLSVAAGARVFGARGVIYLSHEVPEGFARRLEAEGAEVVREGRDYAASMEAAQRAARENDWTLLLDTSWGGYTELPHRLMEGYLVMAAEAARQIPEPPTHILLQAGVGGLAGALAAYFRKVWGDDPRIVVVEPDRAPALHHSIREGRSVLTEGATSDMGRLDCKEPSLIALKGLARDADAFALISEEEAFAVLEPLEAIGLPTSTSGGAGLAALAQLEPGPDARVLAILSEGPA; encoded by the coding sequence ATGGACATTCTGAACAACCCGTATCGCGGTGCCGGGCTGGACAATCCCGACCTGGCCGGCATCCCGTATCCCTCCACCGATGCCGAGACGCCGCTTGCCCTCATCGCGCGTTGTCCCGAAGCGCGCGAAACGCCGCTCGTGACCCATGAACTGTTCGGCACGCGCGCCTGGATCAAGGACGAGAGCGGGCGCATGGGGCTCGGCTCGTTCAAGGCGCTTGGCGCGGCCTACGTGATCGCGCATCTCGCGCGGGAAACCGGCGCCACCCCCATGACCGGGGCGCTGCGCGGCCGCACCTTCGTGACCTCGAGCGCGGGCAATCACGGCCTTTCGGTCGCGGCGGGGGCGCGTGTTTTCGGCGCGCGCGGGGTGATCTATCTCTCGCACGAGGTGCCCGAGGGGTTCGCCCGCCGGCTCGAGGCGGAGGGCGCCGAGGTTGTGCGCGAGGGCAGGGACTACGCCGCGAGCATGGAGGCCGCGCAACGCGCCGCCCGCGAGAATGACTGGACGCTCCTGCTCGACACGTCCTGGGGCGGCTATACCGAGCTTCCCCATCGCTTGATGGAGGGCTATCTCGTCATGGCCGCCGAGGCCGCGCGCCAGATCCCCGAGCCGCCCACCCACATCCTGCTTCAGGCCGGCGTCGGCGGTTTGGCCGGGGCGTTGGCCGCCTATTTCCGCAAGGTCTGGGGCGACGACCCGCGCATCGTCGTGGTCGAGCCCGACCGCGCACCCGCGCTTCATCACAGTATCCGCGAGGGGCGCTCGGTCTTGACCGAAGGCGCCACGTCCGACATGGGCCGGCTCGACTGCAAGGAGCCGTCGCTCATCGCGCTCAAGGGGCTGGCGCGCGACGCCGACGCCTTCGCGCTCATCTCCGAGGAGGAGGCCTTCGCGGTGCTGGAACCGCTTGAGGCCATCGGCCTGCCCACCTCGACCTCCGGCGGCGCGGGCCTCGCCGCCCTTGCACAGTTGGAGCCGGGGCCGGACGCCCGCGTGCTCGCGATTCTCAGCGAAGGCCCCGCCTGA
- the purL gene encoding phosphoribosylformylglycinamidine synthase subunit PurL, producing the protein MQEPEITRDLIEAHGLKPDEYERILEIIGREPSFTELGIFSAMWNEHCSYKSSKKWLRTLPTEGPQVICGPGENAGVVDIGDGQAVVFKMESHNHPSYIEPYQGAATGVGGILRDVFTMGARPIAAMNSLSFGEVSHPKTRQLVNGVVHGIGGYGNAFGVPTVGGEVRFDPAYNGNCLVNAFAAGLADADKIFYSAASGVGMPVVYLGAKTGRDGVGGATMASAEFDETIEEKRPTVQVGDPFTEKRLMEATLELMATGAVISIQDMGAAGLTCSAVEMGDKGGLGVRLDLDAVPQREENMTAYEMMLSESQERMLMVLKPELEAEARAVFEKWDLDFAIVGETIEEDRFLIMHDGQIMADLPLSKLSSTAPEYDRPWEETPPAPPIKSNLPDTDPIEALKRIIGSPNHCGKQWVYEQYDTMVMADTVRGPGLGAGLVRVHGTEKLLAFTSDVTPRYVKANPVEGGKQAVAEAYRNLTAVGAKPLATTDNMNFGNPEKPAIMGQFVGAIKGIGAAVEALDMPIVSGNVSLYNETDGRAILPTPTIGAVGLIPHIDQAITGTAAEGDALLLLGAEGAHMGQSTYLAEVLEIAEGDAPAVDLEAEARHGDFIRAHHARIRACTDLSDGGLALAAFEMAEAAGVGVTIETGRIPELYGEDQARYLIACDDEAAKALMDAASNADIPLARVGRFGGDDVTLGTSSAPLTDLAAIFRSTFGKLFD; encoded by the coding sequence ATGCAGGAACCCGAAATCACGCGCGATCTGATCGAGGCGCATGGCCTCAAGCCCGACGAATACGAGCGCATCCTCGAGATCATCGGGCGCGAGCCCAGCTTTACCGAGCTTGGCATCTTCTCGGCCATGTGGAACGAGCATTGTTCCTACAAGTCGTCGAAGAAATGGCTGCGCACCCTGCCGACGGAAGGCCCCCAGGTCATCTGTGGTCCCGGCGAGAACGCGGGCGTCGTCGATATCGGTGACGGGCAGGCCGTGGTCTTCAAGATGGAGAGCCACAACCATCCCTCCTATATCGAGCCATACCAGGGCGCGGCGACGGGCGTGGGCGGCATCCTGCGCGACGTCTTCACCATGGGCGCGCGGCCCATCGCGGCGATGAATTCGCTCAGCTTCGGCGAGGTGAGCCATCCCAAGACGCGGCAACTGGTCAATGGCGTCGTGCATGGTATCGGCGGTTATGGCAACGCCTTCGGCGTGCCTACCGTGGGCGGCGAGGTCCGGTTCGATCCGGCCTATAACGGCAACTGCCTCGTCAACGCCTTCGCGGCGGGGCTCGCGGATGCCGACAAGATCTTCTATTCCGCCGCGTCGGGTGTCGGGATGCCCGTGGTCTATCTCGGGGCGAAAACGGGGCGCGACGGGGTCGGTGGCGCGACGATGGCCAGCGCCGAGTTCGACGAGACCATCGAGGAAAAGCGCCCCACGGTTCAGGTGGGCGATCCGTTCACCGAGAAGCGGCTCATGGAAGCCACGCTCGAATTGATGGCGACGGGCGCGGTCATCTCGATCCAGGACATGGGGGCCGCGGGCCTTACCTGCTCGGCGGTGGAGATGGGAGACAAGGGCGGCCTCGGCGTGCGGCTCGACCTCGACGCCGTGCCGCAGCGCGAAGAGAACATGACCGCCTACGAGATGATGCTTTCGGAAAGCCAGGAGCGGATGCTCATGGTGCTCAAGCCCGAGCTAGAGGCCGAGGCGCGCGCCGTGTTCGAGAAATGGGACCTCGATTTCGCCATCGTGGGCGAGACGATCGAGGAGGACCGGTTCCTGATCATGCACGACGGGCAGATCATGGCCGATCTTCCGCTCTCGAAGCTTTCCTCCACCGCACCGGAATACGACCGTCCGTGGGAAGAGACGCCCCCTGCCCCGCCGATCAAGAGCAACCTGCCCGATACCGACCCGATCGAGGCGCTGAAACGCATCATCGGCTCGCCCAATCATTGCGGCAAGCAGTGGGTCTACGAGCAATATGACACGATGGTCATGGCCGATACGGTGCGCGGCCCCGGCCTCGGCGCGGGCCTCGTACGGGTGCACGGGACCGAGAAGCTGCTGGCTTTCACCTCGGACGTGACGCCACGCTACGTCAAGGCGAACCCGGTCGAGGGCGGCAAGCAGGCCGTCGCGGAAGCCTATCGCAACCTCACCGCCGTCGGGGCGAAGCCGCTCGCCACGACGGACAACATGAATTTCGGCAACCCCGAGAAGCCCGCGATCATGGGTCAGTTCGTAGGCGCCATCAAGGGCATCGGCGCGGCCGTCGAGGCGCTCGACATGCCGATCGTGTCGGGTAACGTCTCGCTCTACAACGAAACGGACGGACGCGCGATCCTGCCCACGCCGACGATCGGGGCGGTGGGCCTCATCCCGCATATCGACCAGGCGATCACCGGCACGGCAGCCGAGGGCGATGCCCTTCTGCTCCTGGGTGCAGAAGGTGCGCATATGGGGCAATCGACCTACCTGGCCGAGGTTCTGGAGATTGCCGAGGGCGATGCGCCTGCCGTCGATCTCGAGGCCGAGGCGCGGCACGGCGACTTCATCCGCGCGCATCATGCCCGGATCCGCGCCTGCACCGACCTGTCCGATGGTGGCCTCGCCCTCGCCGCGTTCGAGATGGCGGAGGCGGCGGGTGTCGGTGTCACGATCGAAACGGGCCGCATCCCCGAGCTCTATGGCGAGGACCAGGCGCGCTATCTCATCGCTTGCGACGATGAAGCGGCCAAGGCACTGATGGATGCGGCGTCGAACGCGGACATTCCGCTCGCCCGCGTGGGCCGTTTCGGGGGCGACGATGTCACGCTGGGCACGTCCTCGGCGCCGCTGACAGATCTGGCGGCGATTTTCCGCAGCACGTTCGGCAAGCTGTTCGACTAG
- the grxD gene encoding Grx4 family monothiol glutaredoxin, which translates to MTDAKTRIDETVKANDVVLYMKGTKEMPQCGFSSRVAGVLNYMGVDYTDVNVLADEDIRQGIKDYSDWPTIPQLYVKGEFVGGCDIITEMTLSGELDTLLEENGVAYDKDAAEKIREANA; encoded by the coding sequence ATGACCGACGCGAAAACCCGGATCGACGAGACCGTAAAGGCCAACGACGTTGTGCTCTACATGAAGGGCACCAAGGAGATGCCCCAATGCGGCTTCTCGAGCCGCGTGGCGGGGGTGCTCAATTACATGGGGGTCGACTACACCGATGTGAACGTGCTCGCCGACGAGGACATCCGGCAGGGGATCAAGGATTATTCCGACTGGCCCACCATCCCTCAGCTCTACGTGAAGGGCGAGTTCGTGGGTGGCTGCGATATCATCACCGAGATGACGCTGTCGGGCGAACTCGACACGCTTCTCGAGGAGAACGGCGTGGCCTACGACAAGGACGCCGCCGAGAAAATCCGTGAGGCGAATGCCTGA
- a CDS encoding BolA/IbaG family iron-sulfur metabolism protein yields MAILASDIEAMLRESFPNAQISVQGDDGAHFAAEVIDESFRGKNRVQQQRAVYAALKGKMDGSNGELHALALTTRAPD; encoded by the coding sequence ATGGCCATTCTTGCAAGTGACATCGAGGCGATGCTGCGCGAGAGCTTTCCCAACGCGCAGATCAGCGTGCAGGGCGATGACGGCGCGCATTTCGCCGCCGAGGTCATCGACGAAAGCTTTCGCGGCAAGAACCGCGTGCAGCAGCAACGCGCGGTCTATGCCGCGCTCAAGGGCAAGATGGACGGCTCGAACGGTGAATTGCACGCGCTGGCGCTGACCACGCGGGCGCCTGACTGA
- a CDS encoding glycosyltransferase family 2 protein has protein sequence MRPAKWGIVSTVRAETRPILDFVAHHLSIGAHRIHIYLDEDNPEARAALATQPRVMVIVCDDDYWENRGGRPDKHQARQTRNATKRYRRRPGVEWLAHIDVDEFLWPETPIGEQLNSLKPDAEVARVWPIEALANPGPDPEPGTWFKSYSRQQRVRREQTAAIYPEFGIHLNGGFLSHVAGKVFVRTGIPKVNFRIHNAFIHGVQMDREDVLKGVKLCHLHAPDFEHWQRAYRYRLEKGSYRADLKPAPSPDGAGLNMNALFSMLEADGGEEALRRFYDEVCTATPGLRTRLAEFGLLQRVDLDLDRKRAEVFPDHA, from the coding sequence ATGAGACCGGCAAAATGGGGGATCGTCTCGACGGTCAGGGCCGAAACGCGGCCCATACTCGATTTCGTCGCGCATCATCTGTCGATCGGAGCTCACCGCATCCACATCTATCTTGACGAGGACAATCCCGAGGCGCGCGCGGCACTGGCTACGCAACCTCGCGTCATGGTGATCGTCTGTGACGACGACTACTGGGAGAACCGAGGCGGACGCCCGGACAAGCATCAGGCGCGCCAGACCCGCAACGCGACCAAGCGCTATCGCCGCAGGCCGGGCGTGGAATGGCTCGCGCATATCGACGTGGACGAGTTTCTGTGGCCGGAGACACCCATCGGAGAGCAGCTGAACAGCCTCAAACCGGATGCCGAGGTGGCGCGGGTATGGCCGATCGAGGCGCTGGCGAACCCCGGACCGGACCCCGAGCCCGGCACGTGGTTCAAGAGCTACAGCCGCCAGCAGCGCGTGCGCCGCGAACAGACGGCGGCCATCTATCCCGAGTTCGGCATCCACCTGAACGGTGGCTTCCTTAGCCACGTCGCGGGCAAGGTCTTCGTGCGCACCGGCATCCCGAAGGTCAATTTCCGCATTCACAACGCCTTCATCCACGGCGTCCAGATGGACCGCGAGGACGTGCTGAAGGGCGTGAAGCTCTGCCATCTTCACGCACCCGATTTCGAGCACTGGCAACGCGCTTATCGCTACCGGCTCGAGAAGGGTTCCTATCGCGCCGACCTCAAGCCCGCACCGAGCCCGGACGGGGCGGGACTCAACATGAACGCGCTGTTCTCGATGCTCGAAGCCGACGGGGGCGAGGAGGCCTTGCGCCGGTTCTACGACGAGGTCTGCACGGCAACGCCAGGTCTGCGTACGCGGCTCGCGGAATTCGGGCTGCTCCAGCGGGTCGATCTCGACCTTGACCGGAAGCGCGCCGAGGTCTTTCCCGATCACGCCTGA
- a CDS encoding DEAD/DEAH box helicase, whose protein sequence is MTKFSDLNLNPKVLKAIDEAGYETPTPIQAGAIPPALEGRDVLGIAQTGTGKTASFTLPMLSILARGRARARMPRSLVLCPTRELAAQVAENFDTYSKHLKLTKALLIGGVSFKEQEQIIDKGVDVLIATPGRLLDHFERGKLILSDVKVMVVDEADRMLDMGFIPDIERIFGLVPFTRQTLFFSATMASEIERITNTFLSNPARIEVARQATASETIEQGVVMFKPSRRDREASEKRKVLRLLIDGEGEKCTNAIIFCNRKTDVDIVAKSLKKYGYDAAPIHGDLDQSQRTRTLDQFRKGELKFLVASDVAARGLDVPAVSHVFNFDVPSHAEDYVHRIGRTGRAGRQGKTLMICVPKDEKNMAAIEALIQKDIPRLPNPLGESVEAAPEAETADTAPAKPRRSRSRRKPAGEKATETAHESAAPEAAAETSASADPKPARDAQKREPRDEPRHASDDGEQQQEGKSSRSRSRGGRGRSGGGNGGGDKVVGMGDHLPSFIALSFEERRAG, encoded by the coding sequence ATGACAAAATTCTCCGATCTGAATCTGAATCCCAAAGTTCTCAAGGCCATCGACGAGGCCGGATACGAGACCCCAACCCCCATCCAGGCGGGTGCCATTCCGCCGGCGCTTGAAGGGCGCGACGTTCTGGGCATCGCCCAGACCGGCACCGGCAAGACCGCGAGCTTCACGCTTCCGATGCTGTCGATCCTCGCCCGCGGCCGCGCCCGCGCACGGATGCCGCGCAGCCTGGTGCTGTGCCCCACGCGGGAACTGGCCGCGCAGGTGGCCGAGAACTTCGACACCTATTCCAAGCATCTCAAACTAACCAAGGCGCTGCTGATCGGCGGGGTGAGCTTCAAGGAGCAGGAACAGATCATCGACAAGGGCGTCGATGTCCTGATCGCCACGCCGGGCCGCCTGCTCGATCATTTCGAGCGCGGCAAGCTGATCCTGTCGGACGTCAAGGTCATGGTCGTGGACGAGGCCGACCGGATGCTCGACATGGGATTCATCCCCGATATCGAGCGCATCTTCGGCCTCGTGCCCTTCACGCGCCAGACGCTTTTCTTCTCGGCCACCATGGCCTCGGAGATCGAGCGGATCACCAACACCTTCCTCAGCAATCCCGCCCGCATCGAGGTGGCCCGCCAGGCCACCGCGTCCGAGACGATCGAGCAGGGTGTGGTCATGTTCAAACCCTCGCGCCGCGACCGCGAGGCCAGCGAGAAGCGCAAGGTCCTGCGGCTGCTGATCGACGGCGAGGGCGAGAAATGCACGAACGCGATCATCTTCTGCAACCGCAAGACGGATGTGGATATCGTGGCGAAGAGCCTCAAGAAATATGGCTATGACGCCGCGCCGATTCATGGCGACCTGGACCAGAGCCAGCGCACGCGCACCCTCGACCAGTTCCGCAAGGGCGAGTTGAAGTTCCTCGTGGCGTCGGACGTGGCCGCGCGCGGCCTCGATGTGCCGGCGGTGAGCCACGTGTTCAACTTCGACGTGCCCAGCCATGCGGAGGATTACGTGCACCGCATCGGGCGGACGGGCCGTGCCGGGCGCCAGGGCAAGACGCTGATGATCTGCGTGCCGAAGGACGAGAAGAACATGGCCGCGATCGAGGCGCTGATCCAGAAGGACATCCCGCGCCTGCCGAATCCGCTGGGCGAGAGCGTCGAGGCGGCGCCGGAAGCCGAGACCGCCGATACTGCCCCCGCCAAGCCACGCCGCAGCCGCAGCCGCCGCAAACCCGCGGGAGAGAAGGCCACCGAGACCGCGCATGAGAGTGCGGCGCCGGAGGCAGCCGCGGAAACGAGCGCCTCCGCCGATCCCAAACCCGCGCGCGACGCGCAGAAGCGGGAGCCGCGCGACGAGCCCCGCCACGCCTCGGACGACGGCGAGCAGCAACAAGAGGGTAAATCCTCGCGCTCGCGCAGCCGCGGCGGACGTGGCCGCTCGGGCGGTGGCAACGGCGGCGGCGACAAGGTCGTCGGCATGGGCGATCACCTGCCCAGCTTCATCGCCCTCAGCTTCGAAGAGCGCAGGGCCGGCTGA
- a CDS encoding ribonuclease J, protein MSSERLIYLPLGGAGEIGMNAYVYGYGKPGQERLILVDLGVTFPDMDTTPGVDLILPDISWLAERRDRLDAIFVTHAHEDHVGAVAHFYDRLGAPIFARAFTANIARRKMEEHGHPPRAVETVSPWPEMTQAGPFSVGFVPISHSIPESSGLVIDTPAGRVVHSGDFKIDMTPLVGEPFDRDLWAEIAKPGVRALVCDSTNVMSLHQGRSEATVGPEIERLIGTAKGVFVATTFASNVARVLTLAEAGERAGRSVCLLGRAMRRMIEAAVETGVLKSFPPVISPEEARDVPRENLMLIVTGSQGERRAASAQLANGKYQGITLTEGDMFLFSSKTIPGNERGVLRIVNALSEKGVDVIDDGSGLYHVSGHANRPDLEEMHEILRPDILVPMHGEHRHLREHVKLAGQRRIRGVLAVNGTMVDLSAEPPQVAEYVETGRTYLDGTVKYGALDGVVRDRIRMALNGHVMVNIILDEEDEPLGEPWCEARGLAETGLSRAPLVDVLEEDLNQFLGRADDKTLADDDKLEDAMRRIVRQTAQNEIGKKPEVTVVISRLS, encoded by the coding sequence ATGAGCAGCGAAAGACTGATCTATCTGCCCCTCGGCGGTGCGGGCGAAATCGGCATGAACGCCTATGTTTACGGATACGGAAAGCCGGGGCAGGAACGCCTGATCCTCGTCGACCTGGGCGTGACCTTTCCGGACATGGACACGACGCCCGGCGTCGATCTCATCCTGCCCGACATAAGCTGGCTGGCCGAGCGGCGCGACCGGCTGGACGCGATCTTCGTCACGCACGCGCACGAGGACCACGTGGGCGCCGTGGCGCATTTCTATGACCGTCTCGGCGCGCCGATCTTTGCCCGCGCCTTCACCGCCAACATCGCGCGGCGCAAGATGGAGGAGCACGGCCATCCCCCCCGCGCGGTCGAAACCGTGTCGCCCTGGCCCGAGATGACGCAGGCCGGACCGTTCTCGGTGGGCTTCGTGCCGATTTCGCACTCCATCCCCGAAAGCTCGGGCCTCGTGATAGACACGCCCGCAGGCCGCGTGGTGCATTCGGGCGATTTCAAGATCGACATGACCCCCCTGGTGGGCGAACCGTTCGACCGTGATCTCTGGGCCGAGATCGCGAAGCCCGGCGTGCGGGCGCTCGTCTGCGACAGCACCAACGTGATGAGCCTGCACCAGGGACGCTCGGAGGCGACCGTCGGCCCCGAAATCGAGCGGCTGATCGGAACGGCCAAGGGCGTCTTCGTGGCCACCACCTTCGCCAGCAACGTCGCGCGCGTTCTTACCCTCGCCGAAGCCGGTGAGCGGGCAGGGCGGTCGGTCTGCCTTTTGGGACGCGCGATGCGGCGGATGATCGAGGCGGCGGTCGAGACAGGTGTGCTCAAGTCCTTCCCGCCCGTCATCAGCCCGGAAGAGGCCCGCGACGTCCCGCGCGAGAACCTGATGCTCATCGTGACCGGAAGCCAGGGCGAGCGCCGCGCCGCGAGCGCTCAGCTAGCCAACGGTAAATACCAGGGAATCACCCTGACCGAGGGCGACATGTTCCTTTTCTCGTCCAAGACCATCCCCGGCAACGAGCGTGGCGTGCTGCGCATCGTCAACGCCCTGAGCGAGAAAGGGGTCGATGTGATCGACGATGGCTCGGGCCTCTACCATGTCTCGGGCCATGCCAACCGCCCCGACCTCGAGGAGATGCACGAGATCCTGCGCCCCGACATCCTCGTGCCGATGCACGGCGAGCACCGGCACCTGCGCGAACACGTGAAGCTTGCCGGGCAGCGCAGGATCCGGGGTGTCCTCGCCGTGAACGGCACGATGGTCGACCTTTCGGCCGAGCCGCCGCAGGTCGCCGAGTATGTCGAGACAGGGCGGACCTATCTCGACGGGACGGTGAAATACGGCGCGCTCGATGGCGTGGTGCGCGACCGCATCCGCATGGCGCTCAACGGGCACGTGATGGTGAACATCATCCTCGACGAGGAGGACGAGCCGCTGGGCGAGCCGTGGTGCGAAGCACGGGGACTGGCGGAAACGGGCCTGAGCCGCGCTCCGCTGGTCGACGTGCTCGAGGAGGACCTCAACCAGTTCCTGGGCCGGGCCGACGACAAGACACTCGCCGATGACGACAAGCTCGAGGACGCGATGCGCCGCATCGTGCGCCAGACGGCGCAGAACGAGATCGGCAAGAAACCCGAGGTGACGGTGGTGATCAGCCGTTTGAGCTAA
- a CDS encoding type III pantothenate kinase, producing the protein MLLAIDCGNTNTVFSIWDGTRFLCTLRTSTHHARTADAYFTWYSTLVKHYGIEVDITDVIISSTVPRVVFNLRVFADRFFGCRPMVVGKPDCALPVDPRVDPGTNVGPDRLVNTAGAFDRHGGDLIVVDFGTATTFDVVASDGAYVGGVIAPGVNLSLEALHQAAAALPHVDVTKPERVIGTNTVACMQSGVFWGYVGLVNGISERIRDEYGAPMQVIGTGGLAPLFAQGGLLFDVIEDDLTMHGLTVIHAHNKMKG; encoded by the coding sequence ATGCTCCTGGCCATCGATTGCGGAAATACCAATACCGTCTTCTCGATCTGGGACGGCACGCGGTTTCTCTGCACGCTGCGGACCTCGACCCACCACGCACGCACTGCGGATGCCTATTTCACCTGGTATTCGACGCTGGTGAAACATTACGGGATCGAGGTCGACATCACCGATGTCATCATCTCCTCGACCGTGCCGCGCGTGGTCTTCAACCTGCGCGTCTTCGCCGACCGCTTCTTCGGTTGTCGCCCGATGGTCGTGGGCAAGCCCGATTGCGCGCTGCCCGTCGACCCGCGGGTCGACCCCGGCACGAATGTCGGGCCCGACCGGCTCGTCAACACGGCGGGGGCCTTCGATCGGCATGGCGGCGATCTGATCGTGGTCGATTTCGGCACCGCGACCACCTTCGACGTGGTCGCCTCGGACGGCGCATATGTGGGGGGCGTCATCGCGCCCGGGGTCAATCTCAGCCTCGAGGCGCTGCACCAGGCGGCGGCCGCCCTGCCGCATGTGGACGTGACCAAGCCCGAGCGCGTGATCGGCACCAATACCGTCGCGTGCATGCAATCGGGCGTCTTCTGGGGCTACGTGGGGCTCGTGAACGGCATCTCGGAGCGTATTCGTGACGAATATGGCGCGCCGATGCAGGTGATCGGGACCGGCGGACTCGCCCCCTTGTTCGCGCAGGGCGGGCTGCTATTTGACGTGATCGAAGACGATCTGACCATGCATGGGCTGACGGTGATCCATGCGCATAACAAGATGAAAGGCTGA
- a CDS encoding biotin--[acetyl-CoA-carboxylase] ligase, translating to MKDWPEGYGRRVLDEVDSTNAEALRRAPELRGPEWILARRQTAGRGRRGRAWADPEGNFAATLLLHPGEPPERLALRSFVASLALFDAVVAATGRAAGLALKWPNDVVLNGGKLAGILLESAGQGGRPVHLAIGFGVNLVAAPDPATLEPGAVGAVSLMSATGADVAPETFLSLLAPAYARYEAQFTTYGFPPIRDAWLDRAARLGEAVTARTMTEEITGTFDTVDANGNLVLSTPQGRRAIPAADIFF from the coding sequence ATGAAGGACTGGCCCGAGGGATATGGCCGGCGCGTGCTGGACGAGGTGGACAGCACAAATGCCGAGGCTCTGCGCCGCGCGCCCGAGCTCCGGGGTCCCGAATGGATCCTCGCGCGTCGACAGACGGCGGGACGGGGGCGGCGCGGACGGGCCTGGGCAGATCCCGAGGGCAATTTCGCGGCCACGCTTCTCCTGCATCCGGGCGAGCCGCCCGAGAGGCTCGCGCTGCGCTCCTTCGTGGCGTCGCTGGCGCTGTTCGACGCCGTGGTCGCGGCCACCGGGCGCGCGGCGGGGCTTGCGCTCAAATGGCCGAACGATGTGGTGCTGAACGGCGGCAAGCTGGCCGGTATCCTGCTCGAAAGCGCCGGGCAGGGCGGGCGCCCGGTTCATCTTGCCATCGGCTTCGGCGTCAACCTCGTGGCCGCGCCCGATCCCGCGACGCTCGAACCGGGGGCGGTCGGGGCGGTCTCGCTCATGTCGGCCACGGGTGCCGACGTGGCGCCCGAGACGTTCCTGTCACTTCTCGCGCCCGCCTACGCGCGCTACGAGGCGCAGTTCACGACCTACGGTTTCCCGCCCATCCGCGACGCGTGGCTCGACCGGGCGGCGCGTCTGGGCGAGGCGGTGACTGCCCGGACCATGACCGAGGAGATCACCGGCACGTTCGACACGGTCGATGCCAACGGGAATCTCGTTCTATCCACCCCGCAGGGGCGGCGCGCGATCCCCGCCGCCGACATATTCTTCTAG